A genomic region of Leptotrichia hofstadii contains the following coding sequences:
- the msrA gene encoding peptide-methionine (S)-S-oxide reductase MsrA, whose translation MENIKEIYFAGGCFWGVEKFFKMAPGVVGTTVGYANGQTLDTSYEILKMTDHAETVHIKYDNDIISLNKLLDYYFSIIDPTSINRQGLDEGRQYRTGIYYVDKKELETIRSKVDSEQNKYSREIQVEVRPLKHYILAEDYHQDYLDKNPDGYCHIDLESAVKIFGKK comes from the coding sequence ATGGAAAATATTAAGGAAATTTATTTTGCTGGAGGCTGTTTCTGGGGAGTGGAAAAATTTTTTAAGATGGCTCCGGGCGTTGTTGGAACGACAGTGGGATATGCCAACGGGCAGACTCTTGATACAAGCTATGAAATTCTAAAAATGACAGATCATGCAGAAACAGTGCATATAAAATATGACAATGACATAATTTCCTTAAATAAACTTCTGGACTATTACTTTTCGATAATCGATCCTACAAGTATTAACAGGCAGGGCCTTGATGAAGGTCGTCAATACCGAACTGGAATTTATTATGTCGACAAGAAGGAACTGGAAACAATAAGATCAAAAGTGGACAGCGAACAGAATAAATATTCGAGAGAAATTCAAGTGGAAGTAAGACCATTAAAGCATTATATTCTAGCTGAAGACTATCATCAGGACTATCTTGACAAGAATCCTGACGGCTATTGCCACATTGATTTGGAAAGTGCAGTAAAAATTTTTGGAAAAAAATAA
- a CDS encoding cysteine ABC transporter substrate-binding protein — MKKNFERFVKIIAILVLGVFAISCGKGGKGSAEPGSIEAIKKAGKIRIGVFGDKPPFGFVDENGQNQGYDIYLAKRLAKDLLGDENKIEFITLEAANRVEYLLSNKVDIILANFTVTDERKQKVDFAKPYMKVSLGIVSPEGAPIKDVKELKGKKLIVNKGTTAEIYFTKNHPDIELLKYDQNTETFNALLDKRGAALAHDNTLVFAWATENPGFVVDIKQLGEQDYIAPAVRKGNKELLDWLNTEIDALTKEGFFEKAYKATLEPVYGNKVDPKTVIIENK; from the coding sequence ATGAAAAAGAATTTTGAAAGGTTTGTAAAAATTATTGCAATCTTAGTTTTAGGAGTATTTGCAATAAGCTGTGGAAAAGGTGGAAAAGGAAGCGCTGAACCAGGATCAATTGAGGCAATAAAAAAAGCAGGAAAAATAAGAATAGGAGTATTTGGAGATAAGCCGCCATTTGGATTTGTTGATGAAAACGGACAGAATCAAGGATATGATATTTATTTGGCAAAAAGACTTGCGAAAGATTTATTAGGAGACGAAAATAAAATAGAATTTATCACATTGGAAGCTGCAAACAGAGTGGAATATTTATTATCAAATAAAGTTGACATTATTCTAGCAAACTTTACAGTAACAGACGAAAGAAAACAAAAAGTTGATTTTGCAAAACCTTATATGAAAGTGTCATTAGGAATCGTTTCGCCAGAAGGCGCTCCAATAAAAGATGTGAAGGAGCTGAAAGGTAAAAAATTAATAGTCAACAAAGGAACAACAGCAGAAATTTACTTTACTAAAAATCATCCAGATATAGAATTATTGAAATACGATCAAAACACAGAGACATTTAACGCATTATTAGATAAAAGGGGAGCTGCACTTGCACACGATAATACTCTAGTATTCGCATGGGCAACAGAAAATCCAGGATTTGTTGTGGATATTAAACAGCTGGGGGAACAGGACTACATTGCTCCAGCTGTAAGAAAAGGGAACAAGGAACTGTTAGACTGGCTAAATACTGAAATAGATGCTCTTACTAAGGAAGGATTCTTTGAAAAAGCATATAAAGCAACTCTTGAGCCTGTTTACGGAAATAAAGTTGATCCAAAAACAGTAATTATCGAAAATAAATAG
- a CDS encoding MalY/PatB family protein: MKYNFDEIIDRKNNHSVKYKELMRKFGVDDVIPLWIADMDFRTAQPIIDALEKKVQHGIFGYVYRPDEYFESFINWQKRRFGWEPKKELLSFSIGIVPSLGALVQLFSEKGDKILIQTPVYSEFYDINEDNGRVVIENRFIEKNGEYSLDLEDLENKLKENPKLFILCNPHNPLGHVWTRDELEAIGNLCVKHKVPVISDEIHADLTLWDNKHIPMASISEEIRQNTITCTSTGKAFNLAGLQSATIVFNNLEVKAKFDKFWKNLEVHRNNPFNLVATIAAYSDGGEDYVRQLKEYLENNILFLSNFFKEYIPEIMPNIPQATYLVWLDCRKLCKKFGFNQEQLEKFMLTKAKLGLNEGRVYQKGLEGFMRLNAACPRAVLEKAVNQLKEAISEEKGE; this comes from the coding sequence ATGAAATACAATTTTGATGAAATTATTGACAGAAAAAACAATCATTCTGTGAAATATAAGGAACTTATGAGAAAATTTGGCGTAGATGATGTAATTCCGCTTTGGATTGCAGATATGGATTTCAGGACAGCACAGCCTATAATTGACGCTCTTGAAAAAAAAGTTCAGCATGGGATTTTTGGTTATGTGTACCGTCCCGATGAATATTTTGAGTCATTTATAAATTGGCAGAAACGAAGATTTGGGTGGGAGCCAAAAAAGGAACTGCTTAGTTTTAGTATTGGAATTGTACCGAGTCTTGGGGCATTAGTGCAGCTTTTTTCTGAAAAAGGTGACAAGATATTGATTCAGACACCTGTTTATTCAGAATTTTATGATATTAACGAAGATAATGGAAGAGTTGTCATTGAAAACAGGTTTATTGAAAAAAATGGAGAATACTCGCTTGATTTGGAAGATCTGGAAAATAAATTAAAGGAAAATCCAAAATTGTTTATTTTGTGCAATCCCCACAATCCGCTCGGACACGTATGGACTCGTGATGAACTGGAAGCAATTGGAAATTTATGCGTAAAACATAAAGTTCCTGTGATTTCCGATGAAATTCATGCTGACCTGACATTGTGGGACAATAAGCATATTCCAATGGCAAGCATTTCAGAAGAGATCAGACAAAATACAATAACTTGCACTTCTACTGGAAAAGCCTTTAATCTTGCAGGACTTCAAAGCGCAACAATTGTTTTTAACAATCTGGAAGTAAAGGCAAAATTTGACAAATTCTGGAAAAATCTGGAAGTTCACAGAAACAATCCTTTTAATTTAGTTGCCACAATTGCCGCGTACTCTGATGGCGGGGAAGACTATGTGAGGCAATTAAAAGAGTATCTTGAAAACAATATTTTATTTTTAAGCAATTTTTTCAAGGAATATATTCCAGAAATTATGCCAAATATTCCACAGGCAACATATCTGGTATGGCTGGACTGCCGAAAATTATGTAAAAAATTTGGATTTAATCAGGAACAGCTGGAAAAATTCATGCTCACAAAAGCAAAATTAGGATTGAATGAGGGGCGTGTTTATCAGAAGGGGCTGGAAGGATTTATGAGATTAAATGCCGCTTGTCCGAGAGCGGTTCTGGAAAAGGCTGTGAATCAGTTAAAAGAGGCTATTTCAGAAGAAAAGGGAGAATAA
- a CDS encoding SPOR domain-containing protein — protein MSFRLNPFKVMRAVGIVAIIAYGVVLATGYKKSKVITTESITKEMKIRNKDFYNSKDYKNNLTLPNQVIENNNETAVKELEQAKSAQPVNLQQNTETTGQTPETSNQSASQQPKMNVKATDDAKKKQSQAKQEAKKLEQKKQEEARLAEQKRQEEARAEARQAEIRKQHQEAAKKEQAKAEAAKQHAKEEAAKRAKEEAARKAREDAKKNQAKGGSKKYIQVASVTSESSAREIAKKLGGNFYYKKTSVNGRTVYVVMSNMTDNPNTLKTMENQAKKAGSGYMIRSVGK, from the coding sequence ATGAGTTTTCGATTAAATCCATTTAAAGTAATGAGAGCAGTTGGAATTGTTGCAATTATTGCTTATGGCGTGGTACTTGCAACAGGCTACAAGAAATCAAAGGTAATTACGACAGAAAGCATTACAAAGGAAATGAAGATTCGAAATAAGGACTTTTACAATTCCAAGGACTATAAAAATAATCTGACTTTGCCAAATCAGGTTATTGAAAATAATAATGAAACGGCTGTAAAGGAGCTTGAACAGGCAAAAAGTGCACAGCCGGTCAATTTACAGCAAAATACTGAAACAACTGGCCAAACTCCTGAAACATCCAATCAGAGTGCCTCACAGCAGCCGAAAATGAATGTGAAGGCTACGGATGATGCCAAGAAGAAACAAAGCCAGGCAAAGCAGGAAGCTAAAAAATTGGAGCAGAAAAAACAGGAAGAGGCTAGACTTGCTGAGCAAAAACGACAGGAAGAAGCAAGGGCAGAAGCGCGTCAGGCTGAAATAAGAAAACAGCATCAGGAAGCGGCTAAAAAGGAACAGGCAAAAGCAGAAGCGGCAAAACAGCATGCCAAGGAAGAGGCCGCAAAAAGAGCAAAAGAGGAAGCGGCAAGAAAAGCCAGGGAAGATGCCAAGAAAAATCAGGCAAAAGGCGGATCTAAAAAGTACATTCAGGTAGCTTCGGTAACTTCGGAATCTTCAGCAAGAGAAATAGCTAAAAAGCTAGGCGGAAATTTCTACTACAAAAAGACTTCAGTGAATGGAAGAACAGTCTATGTAGTAATGTCAAATATGACAGACAATCCAAATACTTTGAAAACAATGGAAAATCAGGCTAAAAAAGCTGGCAGCGGCTATATGATACGTTCTGTCGGAAAATAA
- a CDS encoding type I phosphomannose isomerase catalytic subunit, with product MLYPMKFKKFFVEKVWGGREFETKLGMKLPEGKKIGESWEVSAHPHGMDIVENGALAGQRLDDIYKEYKEELAGKKVYEKYPNKFPLLIKYLDVNDRLSIQVHPSDEVALKKHNEFGKSESWYIMEASDDATLIMGMKPGITKEKFLEKVEKNDFDGLFEEKTVKKGDFIDITPGTVHASLKGSVLFAEVQQNSDVTYRIYDFDRIDKNGKKRELHLQDSADVIDFGKEVEIKNTDFDDSENGKDILRKHIIKKEYYSIDKLKFSDSFEDVNNESMTIYSILEGEGKIVWGENEELSIKKGETVLIPVGINIKTIGSFEILRTVI from the coding sequence ATGTTATATCCAATGAAGTTTAAAAAATTTTTTGTCGAAAAAGTGTGGGGCGGACGTGAATTTGAAACAAAGCTAGGAATGAAACTGCCTGAAGGCAAGAAAATTGGAGAGTCCTGGGAAGTGTCGGCACATCCTCATGGAATGGATATTGTAGAAAATGGTGCTTTGGCTGGACAAAGACTGGATGATATTTACAAGGAATATAAAGAAGAACTTGCTGGAAAAAAGGTTTATGAAAAATATCCTAACAAATTTCCACTTCTTATAAAATATCTGGATGTAAATGATAGACTTTCTATTCAAGTGCATCCAAGCGATGAAGTTGCCTTAAAAAAACACAATGAATTTGGAAAAAGCGAATCTTGGTATATAATGGAGGCAAGTGATGATGCAACTTTAATTATGGGAATGAAGCCTGGTATCACAAAAGAAAAATTCTTGGAAAAAGTAGAAAAAAATGATTTTGATGGATTATTTGAAGAAAAAACTGTTAAAAAAGGTGATTTTATTGATATTACACCGGGGACAGTTCACGCCTCATTAAAAGGAAGCGTACTTTTTGCAGAAGTTCAGCAAAACTCAGATGTAACTTATAGAATTTATGATTTTGACAGAATTGATAAAAATGGGAAAAAAAGAGAACTGCACTTACAGGATTCTGCTGATGTAATTGATTTTGGAAAAGAAGTGGAAATTAAAAATACTGATTTTGATGATTCTGAAAATGGGAAAGATATTTTGAGAAAACATATTATAAAAAAAGAATATTACTCAATTGATAAATTAAAATTTTCTGATTCTTTTGAAGATGTGAACAATGAAAGCATGACAATTTATTCAATATTGGAAGGAGAAGGAAAAATTGTATGGGGAGAAAACGAAGAGCTTTCAATTAAAAAAGGAGAAACAGTTTTAATCCCTGTTGGAATTAATATAAAAACTATTGGAAGCTTTGAAATTTTAAGGACTGTAATTTAA
- a CDS encoding DHH family phosphoesterase — protein MNKNYRGNILPKEIVNEVKLSKSIILTAHINPDGDALGSLLAFYFMIDEYCKKNNMEKMIKIVVDDKLPKYMRHFEDTGLIWDYEKFCEKFKKNFQNNEKFDLFISLDCANQERYERAAEIKKLSKKSINIDHHVSNTEHADFNYVEDICSTGELLYQFLKIFDIELTKKIAEYMYLGIINDTGNFRHDNVTSHTFLVCSKLIEAGMNNHKIANIIFAVSEKQVDFIGEVYKNKKVDEKYKFVSYYLTQEKMKELGIEKDDTNSTSEMLLKIEGMEISLFVREQEDGLLKGSFRANDKYNVNKIASIFGGGGHIKAAGFKTDLSFEEILEKTYEELGK, from the coding sequence ATGAATAAAAATTACAGAGGAAATATTCTTCCAAAAGAAATCGTAAATGAAGTAAAATTGTCTAAAAGCATTATTTTAACAGCACATATTAATCCAGATGGAGATGCTCTTGGCTCACTTTTGGCATTTTATTTTATGATAGACGAATATTGTAAAAAAAATAATATGGAAAAAATGATAAAGATTGTGGTCGATGATAAACTGCCTAAATATATGAGACATTTTGAAGATACAGGACTTATCTGGGATTATGAAAAATTTTGTGAAAAATTTAAAAAAAATTTTCAGAATAATGAAAAATTTGACTTGTTTATAAGTTTGGACTGTGCAAATCAGGAAAGATATGAAAGAGCTGCAGAAATCAAAAAATTGAGTAAAAAATCAATAAATATTGATCATCATGTCAGCAATACTGAACATGCGGATTTTAACTATGTAGAAGATATTTGCAGTACAGGAGAGCTTTTATATCAGTTTTTGAAGATTTTTGACATTGAACTGACAAAGAAAATTGCTGAATATATGTATCTTGGAATAATTAATGATACTGGAAACTTTAGGCATGATAACGTCACGTCGCATACTTTTCTCGTATGTTCAAAATTAATTGAGGCAGGTATGAATAATCACAAAATTGCTAATATTATTTTTGCAGTGAGTGAAAAACAAGTTGATTTTATTGGTGAAGTTTATAAAAATAAAAAAGTTGATGAAAAATATAAATTTGTCAGCTATTATCTGACGCAAGAAAAAATGAAAGAACTAGGCATTGAAAAGGATGATACAAACAGTACATCAGAAATGCTTTTAAAAATCGAAGGGATGGAGATTTCGCTTTTTGTACGGGAACAGGAAGACGGTTTGTTAAAAGGAAGTTTTCGAGCAAATGATAAGTACAATGTAAATAAGATAGCTTCAATTTTTGGCGGCGGTGGACACATAAAAGCTGCTGGATTCAAGACAGATTTATCTTTTGAGGAAATTTTGGAAAAAACTTATGAGGAATTGGGAAAATAA
- a CDS encoding amino acid ABC transporter ATP-binding protein, with translation MADSEVLLELSDIKKEYKKGIPALKGVSLSVNKSEVVVILGPSGCGKSTLLRCVNGLEEIQSGEIKLQGNVINKDKTKWHLIRQRIGMVFQSYELFDHMTVMQNLLLGPLKVQKRDKKEVTEQAEKLLERVGLLDKKNSYPRELSGGQKQRIAIIRSLCMNPEIMLFDEVTAALDPEMVREVLDVMLELAKEGMTMIIVTHEMEFAKAVADRIVFMDSGEIVETNYPLEFFRNPKTERAKKFLNIFNFEKKDKVESALLI, from the coding sequence ATGGCAGATTCGGAAGTTTTATTGGAACTTTCTGATATAAAAAAAGAATATAAAAAAGGCATACCTGCACTAAAAGGAGTTTCGCTTTCAGTAAATAAAAGCGAAGTTGTAGTAATATTAGGGCCTTCTGGATGTGGAAAAAGTACACTTTTAAGGTGTGTAAACGGACTTGAAGAAATTCAGTCTGGAGAAATAAAATTACAAGGAAATGTTATCAATAAAGACAAGACAAAATGGCACTTAATACGCCAGAGAATAGGAATGGTATTTCAAAGTTATGAATTATTTGACCACATGACAGTTATGCAAAATCTTCTGTTAGGACCGCTTAAAGTACAGAAAAGGGATAAAAAGGAAGTTACGGAACAAGCAGAAAAATTGCTCGAAAGAGTAGGACTTCTGGATAAAAAGAACTCATATCCAAGAGAACTGTCAGGAGGACAAAAACAAAGAATAGCAATTATAAGATCGCTATGTATGAATCCAGAAATAATGCTGTTTGATGAAGTTACAGCGGCACTTGATCCTGAAATGGTAAGGGAAGTGCTGGATGTAATGCTGGAACTGGCAAAGGAAGGAATGACAATGATAATCGTTACTCATGAAATGGAATTTGCTAAAGCAGTTGCGGATAGGATAGTATTTATGGATTCTGGAGAAATCGTTGAAACAAATTATCCGCTGGAATTTTTTAGAAATCCAAAAACTGAAAGGGCTAAGAAATTCTTAAATATATTTAATTTTGAAAAGAAAGATAAGGTGGAATCAGCTTTGCTGATATAA
- a CDS encoding FxLYD domain-containing protein, translating to MKKRILLIGIMLGISSCGIVGGVGSVVGGTIKAAGGITGAVIGTTGKLIGGIIGGKDGEIKAKNTKYKFANAEVEITGGKTIVTGILTHNGVTKRNLTIEIPCFDENGAKIGDAVDNISSLGKNEKWEFQAVLNTNETKTCKLKDTYIYEGNINTTIENKDSNTENVNNENTNNIENEK from the coding sequence GTGAAAAAAAGGATTTTATTAATTGGAATAATGCTTGGAATTTCATCTTGCGGAATTGTTGGCGGTGTTGGAAGTGTCGTCGGAGGAACTATAAAAGCTGCAGGTGGAATTACTGGAGCGGTTATCGGGACAACTGGTAAATTGATAGGAGGTATTATTGGTGGAAAAGATGGAGAAATAAAGGCCAAAAATACAAAATACAAATTTGCAAATGCAGAAGTGGAAATAACTGGAGGAAAAACTATTGTTACAGGAATTTTGACTCATAATGGAGTAACTAAGAGAAATTTGACAATAGAAATTCCATGTTTTGATGAAAATGGAGCAAAAATTGGAGATGCTGTTGACAACATAAGTTCGCTTGGAAAAAATGAAAAATGGGAATTTCAGGCAGTTCTTAATACAAATGAAACGAAAACTTGTAAACTTAAAGATACGTATATTTATGAAGGAAATATAAATACAACTATTGAAAATAAAGATAGTAATACGGAAAATGTTAATAATGAAAACACTAATAATATTGAAAATGAAAAATAA
- a CDS encoding 5'-methylthioadenosine/adenosylhomocysteine nucleosidase: MIGIIGAVIEEAEAIKKEIKDINENIINGISFFTGKFNDKEVVFVQSGIGKVNAAITATLLIEKFGVSEVIFSGVAGSLDERLKVGDVVIGRDIVQHDVDATAFGYKMGQIPQMKEWAFESDKNLIEKTGNITNFEHQILLGRILTGDQFVSKKDVKIQLGKDFEALCVDMESGAVAQVCTRLGVKFLIIRSISDSITDESDMEYETFVKLAAENSKKILKQVI, from the coding sequence ATGATAGGAATTATTGGAGCAGTAATTGAAGAGGCTGAAGCAATCAAAAAGGAAATTAAAGATATTAATGAAAATATAATAAACGGAATATCGTTTTTTACTGGAAAATTTAATGATAAAGAGGTTGTTTTTGTGCAATCTGGAATTGGGAAGGTAAATGCCGCAATTACAGCAACTTTACTAATTGAAAAATTTGGTGTAAGTGAAGTAATTTTTTCAGGAGTAGCTGGATCGCTGGATGAAAGGCTGAAAGTTGGAGATGTTGTTATTGGGCGGGACATTGTTCAGCACGATGTTGATGCTACAGCCTTTGGCTATAAAATGGGACAAATCCCTCAAATGAAGGAATGGGCATTTGAATCAGATAAAAATCTAATTGAAAAAACTGGAAATATAACGAATTTTGAGCATCAGATTTTGCTTGGAAGAATTCTGACTGGAGATCAGTTTGTAAGTAAAAAAGATGTGAAAATTCAACTTGGAAAAGATTTTGAAGCGCTTTGCGTGGATATGGAAAGTGGAGCTGTGGCTCAAGTCTGTACAAGGTTAGGTGTAAAATTTTTGATAATCCGTTCGATTTCAGATTCAATTACAGACGAATCTGATATGGAATATGAAACTTTTGTGAAACTGGCGGCGGAAAATTCTAAAAAAATATTAAAACAAGTTATTTAA
- a CDS encoding TetR/AcrR family transcriptional regulator: MTKEYNKNFIIQQSAKLFYYKGYKNTELTDIFKACEMPNDIFYKFFSSKEELLIAVIKYHTENLINFFNGNVDDLSIHKFHYFFEKYFENIVNNKFHGGSPLGNLALELADLKNNIREELVKSYKKIELRFSFFITTLKYAFPEKYDNIVPETTARLLIALLEGTILMLKTEKESSAINDFFVFFDSLFQLNGDTVEHPELEEAIPENEKKTSDNVTINIPDSIENEVAGGEIDGAALEEAHNIDISQSISDNAAEEENIQNEEVNEIENTENFKTDDFYNDSMYYDIDSDSLINVFDDLENSRNKAEDD; encoded by the coding sequence ATGACTAAAGAATATAATAAAAATTTTATAATACAGCAAAGTGCAAAGCTTTTTTATTATAAAGGTTATAAAAACACCGAATTAACCGATATTTTCAAGGCTTGCGAAATGCCTAACGATATTTTTTACAAGTTTTTTTCCAGCAAGGAGGAACTGCTTATTGCGGTTATAAAATACCATACTGAAAATCTTATAAATTTCTTTAACGGAAATGTAGATGACTTGTCAATCCACAAATTTCACTATTTTTTTGAAAAATATTTTGAAAATATTGTAAATAACAAGTTTCACGGTGGAAGCCCGCTTGGAAATTTGGCTTTAGAGCTAGCTGATTTAAAAAACAATATACGTGAAGAGCTTGTAAAGTCCTATAAAAAAATAGAACTGAGGTTTTCTTTTTTTATAACAACTTTAAAATATGCCTTTCCTGAAAAATATGACAATATTGTTCCTGAAACGACAGCAAGACTTTTAATAGCTCTGCTGGAAGGAACTATTCTTATGTTGAAAACTGAGAAGGAAAGCTCGGCAATCAATGACTTCTTTGTATTTTTTGACAGCCTTTTTCAGCTTAACGGCGATACTGTTGAGCATCCAGAACTTGAAGAAGCGATTCCAGAAAATGAAAAAAAGACTTCCGACAATGTAACAATCAATATTCCTGATTCCATAGAAAATGAAGTTGCAGGTGGGGAAATAGACGGCGCCGCTCTCGAAGAAGCTCACAATATTGATATTTCCCAAAGTATTTCAGATAATGCCGCCGAAGAGGAAAATATTCAGAATGAAGAAGTTAACGAAATTGAAAATACTGAAAATTTCAAGACTGATGACTTCTATAACGACAGCATGTATTATGATATTGATTCTGACAGCCTTATTAATGTTTTTGACGATTTGGAGAATTCCAGAAATAAGGCTGAAGATGATTAA
- a CDS encoding ATP-grasp domain-containing protein: MSKVYIIHENMDWTRHLTARLDELSVPYEELDLSEGILNIGKEPEKGVYYNRMSASSHTRGHRYAPELTEQVLTWLENKGTEAVRVINGTSAINLEVSKLKQYILLQKAGINTPKTLGAVGKEQILNAAKELDTYPFIIKHNRAGKGLGVRLIRSYEELGNYVNGNDFEDSVDGISLIQEYVKPVDGHIIRAEFIGGKYLYAVKVDSSDGFELCPADSCQINDKFCPVGEEAAEKSKFRIIERLPENQIEKYEKFLKENHIDVAAIEFIINENNEVFVYDINTNTNYNADAEKIAGKYAMLELAKYLKNELEKLG; the protein is encoded by the coding sequence ATGTCAAAAGTATATATAATTCATGAAAATATGGATTGGACAAGGCATCTGACTGCAAGGCTGGATGAATTGTCAGTTCCTTATGAAGAACTGGATTTATCAGAAGGAATATTAAATATAGGAAAAGAGCCTGAAAAAGGCGTGTATTATAACAGAATGAGCGCTTCTTCACATACAAGAGGGCATAGATATGCACCAGAATTAACGGAGCAAGTCTTAACATGGCTGGAAAACAAAGGAACAGAAGCAGTTCGTGTAATTAATGGGACATCTGCTATAAATCTTGAAGTGAGTAAATTGAAACAATACATCTTACTGCAAAAGGCAGGGATAAATACTCCAAAAACATTGGGAGCTGTGGGAAAAGAGCAAATCTTAAATGCCGCAAAGGAACTTGACACATATCCTTTTATCATAAAGCACAACAGAGCTGGAAAAGGTCTTGGGGTAAGACTTATAAGAAGTTATGAAGAACTTGGCAATTATGTAAATGGAAATGATTTTGAAGATTCTGTTGATGGAATAAGTTTGATTCAGGAATATGTGAAGCCTGTGGATGGACATATCATAAGAGCTGAATTTATAGGTGGAAAATATCTCTATGCCGTAAAAGTTGACTCAAGCGATGGATTTGAACTATGTCCAGCAGATTCGTGCCAGATAAATGATAAATTCTGTCCTGTAGGAGAAGAAGCGGCAGAAAAATCAAAATTTAGAATTATTGAAAGATTGCCAGAAAATCAAATTGAAAAATATGAAAAATTTTTGAAAGAAAACCACATAGATGTGGCGGCAATAGAGTTTATCATAAATGAAAACAACGAAGTTTTTGTTTATGACATAAATACAAATACCAACTACAATGCCGACGCCGAAAAAATAGCTGGAAAATATGCTATGTTGGAACTAGCTAAATATTTAAAAAATGAATTGGAAAAATTAGGATAA
- a CDS encoding dicarboxylate/amino acid:cation symporter produces the protein MIGALLGILVGQLFPSFAKELKILGVLFTSLVQMVIVPLVFPLVVLSIVTMKNTKKFGNLAFKTFLHFFSITTLVITLSLILGKVTGIGANIKAGSISTEAIKDVASNINLSDFLTSIVPKNVFAAFADGNLLPVIFFAVFLGIALIAVGDDNKPVITFFESWIKAMYKIVDYAIAFAPVGVFGLIASNVAKTGLGDLYLLGQFVLLLYVGYLAALLVVFPIIAYIFKVPYLKLLSNIKDLVLIAFTTGGSAVVLPTLLERSEENGISESVSAFATPLGYSFNLIGACIYISLSVTFITNLYSTPLTWGQLIPLILFLTIITKGIAAVPSGALVVLLATATQLNLPAEGIALIVSVDFLANAGRTAVNVVGNTLVPAIIEKTAEYEVVETEEVYAGLRENTAVANKL, from the coding sequence TTGATTGGTGCGTTATTAGGGATTTTGGTCGGGCAGTTATTTCCGTCGTTTGCGAAAGAGTTAAAAATACTGGGAGTGCTGTTTACCAGTTTAGTTCAGATGGTTATTGTGCCGCTTGTATTCCCGCTGGTTGTTTTATCAATAGTTACAATGAAAAATACTAAAAAGTTTGGAAATCTTGCGTTTAAGACATTTTTACATTTTTTCTCAATTACAACGTTAGTAATCACGCTTAGCCTTATTTTAGGGAAAGTAACAGGAATTGGTGCAAATATAAAAGCTGGAAGCATTTCCACAGAAGCTATTAAAGATGTTGCTTCTAACATTAATTTGAGCGATTTCTTAACATCAATTGTACCTAAAAATGTATTTGCAGCATTTGCAGATGGAAATCTTCTACCGGTTATATTTTTTGCGGTATTTTTGGGAATTGCCTTAATTGCTGTTGGAGATGACAATAAACCTGTTATAACATTCTTTGAATCTTGGATAAAGGCTATGTATAAGATTGTAGATTATGCCATTGCATTTGCACCTGTGGGAGTGTTTGGACTGATTGCAAGCAATGTGGCTAAAACTGGGCTTGGAGATTTGTACTTGCTAGGACAGTTTGTACTGCTTCTTTATGTTGGATACTTGGCAGCTCTATTAGTCGTATTTCCGATTATTGCATACATATTCAAAGTTCCTTATTTAAAATTATTATCAAATATTAAGGATCTGGTACTGATAGCCTTTACAACAGGAGGTTCTGCAGTAGTTTTACCGACACTTCTTGAACGTAGTGAAGAAAACGGAATATCTGAATCAGTTTCAGCTTTTGCTACACCGCTTGGATATTCATTTAATCTTATTGGAGCCTGCATTTATATAAGTTTATCAGTAACATTTATAACAAACTTGTACTCAACTCCGCTTACATGGGGTCAATTAATACCGTTAATATTGTTTTTGACAATAATTACAAAAGGAATTGCAGCAGTTCCATCTGGAGCATTGGTTGTACTGCTTGCGACTGCAACACAGCTTAATTTACCTGCAGAAGGCATTGCCCTGATTGTATCAGTTGACTTTTTGGCAAATGCTGGACGTACAGCGGTAAATGTAGTTGGAAACACGCTTGTTCCTGCGATTATTGAAAAAACTGCAGAATACGAAGTTGTGGAAACAGAGGAAGTATATGCTGGACTTCGAGAAAATACGGCTGTAGCTAATAAACTTTAA